The Metarhizium brunneum chromosome 5, complete sequence sequence CCCCCTCAACAAGAGTCAAGAGCGCCACCATCCTGGGGAAAGCTGGTCAACGGCATTCAACTGGTCTTTGCTTcatctttttctcttttgctTTTGCCGGCCTTGGTTGCCTTCGTTGCCTGTTCTCTGCACTGACATCATTATGGAGCACGCTTCCGTCGTCTAGGCGGCACGCATGTGGATGCGAGTTGGAGCCATGAGAAGCAGACGGCAAACTTTGCGATTGTTTGCTTGCCGGGCCAAAAACGGCAACTTGCAGGTGGAATTCTCCCGGCGACAGCATCCCACCTCGCGTCGTCGTTTGGCACTCAGTTGCTTCTTTGTCTCGATTTCGAGCTATCCCTGCGGCCGGAGCAGTTCGTTTCGGGTCCAGACGGATCCAGAGTTTGTGGTTCCGGTTGAGCAATCCAGTTTCGAGTACAGCACCAGGCCGCAACTGGAAAATGCGAACATCTGGCTATGCTGGCATGGCTGCGAAACCTTCTGGTGCGAAGCATGACAGTCACTGTAGGCTGGTTGGTCAGGTAGACAGGTGCGGACGAATCGACCAGGGATGAGCAGAGCCGGACCAAGCTCGAGACAGTCCGAGTGCCCGAGTTACGATGCTGCCCTGGACGAGAATAGAACAACTGGGAGGCTCGGAGCCGGCGGCGAAGCTCCTGAgctgtacaatgtacatacTACAGTACAATGTTTGTCCCATCCCGGTCTACTCCTCTTGATGGTGGAGTTTTGAGTTGTAAACTTTGTCAGGATGGTGTCAAGCGtttgcctttttcttttcccatCACAGCCAGCACGGTTGAGTCGGCCCAtctcttctccatctccccaCGTCTTCTGTGGGCATGTCTTACCTCAACTGGCCTCTTGTGGTCGGCGAAGAACAGGGTCTAATACGCTGGAGGAGACAAACGTTGGCAGGCAGGTGGGAAGAAAGGAGAGCGAGCACTCTCGCAACATGATACGTCAAGTACTTTCCAGTTCATTGTCAGGCACAAGTTCGCCGCACAACACCGCCGGTTACCCACAGACGCCCTCTCAGAGAGATTGATTGTCAGTCGTCCAACTGACTGACAGGCCGAGTGTCCGTGCTTGGACATTCCATGTCCGTCCCATCAGCTAGTAGTAGTGGCCGTGCCCCAACCCTGGCCAGATTGCGCCTTCGCGCCATTCACGTTGCCACCAAGTCCCCTGCTTTTGCTGCAAGCATGTCCATTGTCCGTCCTCAAGTCGCGTCCATCAGTCAACCTGCGCGGGTTGGTTGATGGCGCGCGACGCACCGGACCTGTGGTCTCACAAAAATGACGAGTATCCACTTCTCGCAACGGCTTCTGCCCTTCCAAGTGGCGTAACTTGTCTTAGGTCCCGAACCTAGATGACACACAGGAGCCAGGGgaacaaaaaggaaaactGGTGAAGAATGCCAGGCACCGTGGCGTCGCCGTTTCATGTGCTTCGTGTGGACAGGTCCACATCCAACCCCAACGGGGAAATCGCTCGATGTCAGCAATAATAGGACATCAAtgatactactactactagtaccggagtactagtactagcgTTCTTGCATCCAACTCTCCTCctggcctttttcttcccttcctCTGTTCCCCGGCCCGGATCGTATCGATGCCTGCAATAGCGGCCGTCTTTATCGGAGATTGCTCAAGGAAGACGATCGAAGGGCACGAGAGAGCCCACCAAAATTATCGGAACCGCATACCCAGCCAAGGAGCCCCAAATAAACGGGAAATATACCTCACTAGTGCTTGTGCTTGCCGGTacagccgtcttggctctTGGAAATGGTCAGAGTTGAGTCTTTCTGCTGCTGTGTCCGTGGCTCCACGGCTACAGACAATCCACCGTCTTCCGTTCCACAACGGGCACTTTTCCCCGTTTCGTACACACAGTTCTTTGCTCCATGTGCCAGCAAGCTAGTAAGGCTACTAGCCTCTGCCTAGTAATGATGATCATGATGAGGGCTTGCGTGGAACCGCGCCTGTGGCCCGAAGCACAACATGGCCAGAGGTTTGTCCGTTATTGTTATTGGGCTCCGCCCCTTGCCCTTGGTGAACTTGATGCCAAATTTGCCGGCTCAACACCAAGTCCAGAGTCTGGATGAAACTAATGCACCTAACCCTGTGGCTCCCATGTCCGTTCCTGCGGAGCCAGCCCATGAAGATATTCGTTGCGGAATCGTAATGATGGAAAAGAGCCATCAGCTTGACTTTAACGGAATCTGTGTCCCTGGATTACGGTGTGCACCGCAAGTACGTACAATAACCGCATAGCTATGTTAGGCTCAGAGCCGACGTGTTTCTCAAGTAAGGATCCATGCCGTCATGGACTCATGGCTGAGCCATCAATGTATGTATTTCCAGTCTTGAGCTGTCATTAAGACCTTCCCAAGTGGGTATAAACCTTACCGCGTGGCTGCATTTGAATCGCAGCAGCTATTGGTATTGCAACGATTCTCAGTTCCGCGGAAGGCTATCCCCCATACCGAGTGGCACGCACTGGTCTCCATCAGAGgtacgtacttaagtatgcgCGGTTAGCATTATTTGGAAAGCAACAGTGACTTGGTGTGCAGCCTTGTTGCCATGTTCATCCAGATTCATACATGTAAGCGTCGGGTTCGGCACTTGTCTGGAGTCTGTACATGTAGGCAATAACAGGTAAATTTGTTGTGTCTCAATCCAAAAACCTAGAGTTGTTTCACATGAATTATTGAGTGCCATATGAATCTCTTCTCACCCAGTCCATACGAGACAAGAGCTCAAAAAAAGACGCTGTCGGGTAGTGATTAgctggcagtggcagccTTGAACCAACAAAAATGCTACATCAAGTACTGTTATCGTGTCTCAGGTGCTCCTGGGATGTTTTTTAATGCCGCAGCTGTTCTAATTGTACTGAATCTTGAACGTCCAGATGTATCTATCCCCAGAAAGAACATCATTTCCCAAAGTGAGCTTTAGAGAGCCGACCCCGTTCCACAACGCGGGGACAGTCTTGCCGTTCAGTCTTCCGCCTACGACAGTAACTTTATCGCCCGGCAAATATGGGACCGGGTCAGTGATGTCCAGGGTTTTAGATGGCTTTCCAATGTGATGAATGTAGAAAGCGTCCTTCGTGGTCGTATAACGAAATGGATCAGACCCCGGCTTGACAGTCCAGAATCGTGTCCTGAAGATACTCTCTCCATGGGACTTGATCCATCTGCCGGCATCTCGCAGGTTGTTCTGCATGATTTGTGGAATGGATCCATTCCCTGTAGGTCCAATGTCAAGGAGAAAATTGCCGTTCTTACTCACCATATCAACCAGGGTGTGCACAATCTGTTCACCCGTGAGATAGGCGGAGTCTGGCGTTTGGGCATTGTAGCCGTATGAATGTGGATCCATGCCTCTACTGGCTTCCCATTTTCGTGTGACTGTCTCTCCGTTGGTCGCATATCTACAGAGAACAGAGGTTAGCAATACAGCCCATACAATGGCCCGTACAGGTGCAAAATCCAAAACTATCATTATTACATATACGTACTCCGGAGTGTCGAAGTCTCCAGGTATTCCGCAGCGGCTGTTAAAGGTCACCTGCCGTTTATTCTTGCGTGCCGAATTCAGCCATTCAGATGCAAATATTGTCGCATTATTCCCTTTACTCGTGATGTCACACCACATGATATCGATACCATATTCGTCGGCCAACGTCCTCATCTGGGGGAGCTGAATGTCCTTGACGAAGTCTTTGACCTCTACGTAACCGGTGTAGGGGATTTCTGCTTTTGTGTAAGGATTCGTTGGTGGGCCACCTGGCCAAGCACTGAATCCATACTTCTTATATGCTGGGTTGAACCATTCGGGCATACTAAAATATGTGCCTTGAATCCAGTTAGTAAAGGAGTAATTCCACGCAATGATGGTACTTATTCTCTATACCTAGTCGGAGATGAGGCTGATacttcttggcggcggcaaaaagGTCCTTGATAATATCTCTTTTTGGGCCATAGTGGATGGATGATCGCTTGCTAATTGCAGTTGAGAAGTTGAACAAGGCAAACCCATCATGGTGCTCTATGAGGTCAGGTTAGATATAATAGGCTTTCAACGGCTAGGAGCCGTTCCAATACTAGGCATACATACTCGTTGTCGGCACAAAATACTGAGCACCCGCATCGGAAAACAAATCTACCCATTCTTGAGGATCAAAGCCTCTGTCAGTGAAGTTGGCAAAAAAGTCGTCATAGTTGACATCCTTGCCATATGTCTTCAGGTGATACTGGTAAGTTTGGGTCTTGTCATTGGGATACTGCATTGATGACCAGTACCTATAGAAACGTCAGTTGAAACCCCTTACTTATGAGTCTAAAGTACTTACCATTCTGCATAGTTTTCATTTTTACCCACGTTTCCATAGGCAGGCACAGAATAAGGCCCCCAATGTATAAAAATTCCATACTTCAGGTCATTGAACCAATCTGGAGCGAGATGAGGGTTGACACTGGACCTCGTTGCAGTATAGTCTATGAAGCCGCATGTTCCAGAGACGGGCTGCGTAGCTTGCTTGCCTCCCCTCTTGTTACCGTAATTGGCGACAATAATTCCAGTACATTGGGAGCCCGCCTTTGCTTTTGGCTTATTCTTGATGCCAATTTGAACGATAGCAGCTTGTCTGGGGCCGAGGCGCTTGAGCGTTCCACGCACGACAGTGTCTACTGAGTCTGACAGGACTTCCACAACCAAGTTGTCTGCCTCTGTCAAATAGTTTGTTGGGTCTGTGTTATTGATATAAACCTCTACAATCTGCACGAGGTCACTCCCATCGATCCATTTGGAGGTGATGTTCGGCTTGTTTATCTGCAGCCCAGTTGGAAATTCATGCGCATCTAAATTGACTTGGCGGGTCAGTGCTGTTTTCCGGGAATATGGACACTTTAAGCATCGATCTCACAACAATTGTATCGACGTACCAGCCCGGGCAGGGATGCTATTCTGCGAGACAGAGTTTACCAAGGCAGTCACACCTGGGAGACAGGTCAACAATTTGGCGAAGAGAGCGTTACGAGTCATGCTGGGATGATTGGTGTTCAGTCCATCGAGGTTATTGCTGATTTGAAGAGGGCTGTACAAGAGTTGGATtgtaagaaaagaaaaattatGTTGCAACGGAcaaatttatattatttacgGAAACCGCGAACTACTTTGTCGATATCTTCCGTCGGGTATTTGGTGGGCAGAGACTTGCAAGCCAACTTTCAGTTCCTTTCCCTTAAGCAGCCGCCTCGTAAGCTGCAGATATCCTAAGGAATACTTCATTCGGATCTAGATTTGGCCATGAACACGGTGCTGAATTAAGTCGCCCAATCAATCACCTGGTAGAGAGACGAAGCTAGGGGGGGTCGAATGCTGATCTATGGTCCCAGAAGCCATCTCCAGAATACGACGTCACGACTCACGATATGATGCGGGGTGATCGGCGACTAACTAGGTGGTCGGGATTGTCTACTTTAGCCGACGGCGTCGAAAAGACATGTCCTTGGCAAAATGGTGATACCTCAgctccttcttttttcatGAAGACGGGATGAATAAATTATCGGGTCCTGTAACAACCCATATTATCATGGGACTTGTTCCGATCTCCTAACCTACACTTGATCACGTCGGTCAATACTCCAAATTCTCGCCACGGGAGAATATGTAGAGCCTGAGCTCATTATTCTGGTTTCAAACCACTCTGATGGGATGCAAAGACATATTCATGTGTCAGCATTCATCAATGAAAGGAGTCGTAATGTCACACTCCGACCATCGTCCATTCGCGAATAAACTTGCAGTCCACGAATGTGTTGATCAGGGCATCCATTTATGCGAAGTCCTTGATGTTGCTGTGCCATGCGTTTCCCCGCCATCCAAATAAACAGTTGCGATATCCAAGTTTATCCTGCGGGTATTTTCAGCGTAGAGCAAGCTACGGTGTTGTTACATGGGCAAGGTCCCATGATTGGCATGGACATGCCCGAACACACGCCACGAACATTGGTCGCAACAGGCTCGGACACAATCAGCGGGATGCAACCCTTCAGGTAGATGATCCAAAgatacgtatgtatgtattgccAATGCGTTTACGGGTAATTGTAGCTTCACCCAGATTGCCCAACGGCGGAatgaaagaagaaaagttCGAGGCTTCGAGCATGGGCAATAAATAGCTAGCGAACATCTTGATGAGGACAAAGATCGAAACGAACAGCCTGATGCTTGTCTCTCAAAAGAAATATGGAGGACAGTCCACTTGGTCGTCATGTGAATTATTGACGGATGTGCAGAGCAATAGATCTATCCTACAAATGCCAAGTAAACTGCGATTCACCAGACCTGACGTGAAAGTGAAGTTGCGCCTGAAACATTGATCGCCACAGGGTTTCTAGAATCGGGAGTGGGGGCCCGGCTACCGAGGTCGGTTAGTGCATCGTACCTTCCACAATGAACGAACATTGAGGGCTCGGGATAGCTTCACTCCTTGCACTACGATTCTTACACCTCTTACAAAGCTGAAGGACCTAGCGGCGAAACACGCTGTCCAACATTCAACATCCATCAGGCCATCCTCCATCAAACACCGTGGCGGCTAGCCCGGGTTATGTTCCATGAACGCGTccaaaaggccatgaagACGCGCTTCAGTTCGTATTGGAGCCATGCCGTCATCGCCCGTGGCTGGCATTTCGTCGCCGCCAGATgcaaggccggcggcgcgtTCAAAGTTCACATATCGTCAGCTCGGCCAGCTGGCATCATTCAACACGTCAAATCCACTTCGCGTCATTGCTCACATTGACCTAGATGCATTTTATGCACAATGTGAAATGCTGAGGCTGGGGGTTCCCGAGGACAAACCTCTCGCGGTCCAACAATGGTGAGTGAGGTAGCTACCTAGATAGTCTTACTGCATGCTGAGCCACCTCTGCTTTCCCGAAGTCATGCGCTGACGCCATATTTAGGCAAGGACTCATCGCAGTGAACTATCCAGCGCGAGCTTGGGGTATCGGTCGACATTGCAAtgtggccgaggccaagaaaCTCTGCCCAGACCTCATTGCCCAACATGTTGCTACATGG is a genomic window containing:
- the Fuca2 gene encoding Plasma alpha-L-fucosidase is translated as MTRNALFAKLLTCLPGVTALVNSVSQNSIPARAVNLDAHEFPTGLQINKPNITSKWIDGSDLVQIVEVYINNTDPTNYLTEADNLVVEVLSDSVDTVVRGTLKRLGPRQAAIVQIGIKNKPKAKAGSQCTGIIVANYGNKRGGKQATQPVSGTCGFIDYTATRSSVNPHLAPDWFNDLKYGIFIHWGPYSVPAYGNVGKNENYAEWYWSSMQYPNDKTQTYQYHLKTYGKDVNYDDFFANFTDRGFDPQEWVDLFSDAGAQYFVPTTKHHDGFALFNFSTAISKRSSIHYGPKRDIIKDLFAAAKKYQPHLRLGTYFSMPEWFNPAYKKYGFSAWPGGPPTNPYTKAEIPYTGYVEVKDFVKDIQLPQMRTLADEYGIDIMWCDITSKGNNATIFASEWLNSARKNKRQVTFNSRCGIPGDFDTPEYATNGETVTRKWEASRGMDPHSYGYNAQTPDSAYLTGEQIVHTLVDMVSKNGNFLLDIGPTGNGSIPQIMQNNLRDAGRWIKSHGESIFRTRFWTVKPGSDPFRYTTTKDAFYIHHIGKPSKTLDITDPVPYLPGDKVTVVGGRLNGKTVPALWNGVGSLKLTLGNDVLSGDRYIWTFKIQYN